CTCCCTGCGAAACCCCTTGCGCAGGATGAGATCGGCGGGATCACGGTCCAGAGCTGCGTGGAACTCCGCCCCCGTGCTGCCCTGAAGGCAGTGATCGGGCCAGAGCACCTGCGGCCCGTAGGACATTTCGAGGACTGAAAAAGGGGCACGCCCGGGGTGGGAGGAGGCGAAGCTCGAATGCCCGGCGGGGTGCCAGTCCTGCGTGAAGACCCGGATCGGAAACTGCGGCAGCATCCGATTGATGTAGGGCACGACCTCGTCCCCTCCCGCCACGGCGAGCGCGCCGCCGGGGCAGAAATCGTTCTGCACGTCGATGACGATGAGCGCGTCCATGACGGGCCTCAGCCGTTGAAGCGCGCGGTGACCTGCCGGTTGCCGCGCAGGTAATCCACCCGCCACCAGCCCGATTGCCCGGTGACAACGGCTTCCAGGTCGGCCGCGGTGCGAACACCGATGCGGTTCACCGTGAGGATGACGTCGCCGCGCTGAAACCCGGTGCGGGCCGCGCGTCCTTCGACCTCCACGACAAAAAGCCCTTCGGTGACATAGGGATTGCGGGTCGCTGCGCCGATTTCCGGGCTCATCGGGGCGACGGTCAGCCCCTGGAACGGACCGGGCGCCGCGATGGTGACGAGGTCGAGTTCCGGTCCTTCGGGTGCGGGCACGAGCGCCACTTCGGTGCCTTGCCAGGATCCGCCCGAGACGTAACGCACCGCGACGCTTTCGCCGAGGGGATGGGTGGCCAGGCGGAAGTCGAGCTCGGCCGCCGCGTTCACCGGCTGATCCTCGATCGCCACGATCACGTCGCCGGGGACAAGCCCCGCCTCGGCGAAGGGGCTGTCGTCGGCGAGACGGCGGAGGATCACACCCATGGGCCGGTCAAGCCCCAGCGCCTCGGCCATGGCGGCGTCGACCACCTGCACCTCGACCCCGGAATAGGGTCGGGTGAAGCGGTCGTTGCCGGCGGCGGCCTGATCCACGACCTGTTTCACGAGGGCGGCGGGGATCGCGAAGCCGATGCCGTTCGACCCGCCCGATCGCGTCACGATCTGGGTGTTGATGCCGACGAGGCGACCTTCCATGTCGACCAGCGCGCCGCCCGAGTTCCCGGGATTGATCGGCGCGTCGGTCTGGATGAAATAGCGCCCGCCCTGCATCATCGCGCCACCCCCCTGACCGCTGCGGGCAAGGCCCGACACGATGCCGGAGGACACCGTCTGGCCCACGCCGAAGGGGTTCCCGATGGCCAGCACCAGGTCACCGACCCGGAGCCCGTCACTGTCGGCAAATTCGAGCGCGGGCAGGTCCGGCGCGTTCTCGAGCCGGATCACCGCGAGGTCAGCGAATTCGTCGGCGAGCACCATGGTCCCGGCATATTCGCGCCGGTCGGCGAGGACGACGCGGATGTCGTCGGCATTGCCCACCACATGGAAGTTCGTAACCACGAGCCCTTCGCCAAGGATCACCCCGGAGCCGAGCGAATTCTGCTCCCGGGGACCCAGCACGAAATCCTTGAAGAATTGCGAGAAGAAGGGGTCGTCCTGAAACGGCGAGCGCTGCTCGAGCGTGCGCGAGGCATAGATGTTGACCACGGCCGAGGCAGTCGCCTCGACCACCGGGGCAAAAGACATCTGCATGTCCATCCGGCTTTCCGGCACGCGGGTGTCGGTGGCGGTCTGTGCCGCGAGGGGTGTCGCCAGTCCGGCGACGATCAGGATCAGAATGCGAAACATGGTCCCTCCCATTGTGTCTTCGATGTGGGCAAGTCCGGAGCGAAATCAAGAGAATGCACCAGCTGAGCCAAAATCCAGCCCCATTCCCGGACCATCGTGCGGGCACTGCCACGAGGACATCATGACACCCGAAACATACGACTACACGTTGACCACCGCAAAGGGGTCCACGCTTGGGGGGCTTTTCGCCGTTGCGGCGCTTGGACTTGGCTACATGGCCGTTTCTCATGACGGGTCCCTGCGGATCCTGTGGGTGGACCTGGGCCAAGTGGGAACGACAGCCTTCCTTGCCGCGCTGGCGCTTGTCGCGGCGGCGCTTGGGGCGGACCAATTGCGCCTGATCCTGCGGCCCGGTGCGGTGAACGCGCCGATCCGTCTGGATACGGAGGCCATCGTCGCGCCTGCGCGCTGCGACGATCCGGCGCTGCTCCGCCTTACCTACAAGGGAATTTCCGAGATCAAGCCGCGCACCATGGCGGGCGACCGCGTGCTCGAGATCAGGCATATCGAGGGCAACCTCTATATCTCGGGCACCGCGATGGAGAGCCGCGAGGCTTTTGACCGGCTGTGGCGCTCGCTCGAAGCGCGGGTCGGGCTGCATCGCGGCTATCGCTACTGACGCTTGATTGAAGAGGGCGGGGGGCGTAATCCCCCGCCCATGTTCACCGTCTGCGCCCTTTACCACTTCACGCCCTTCGACGACCTGCCCGCGATCCAGAAGCCGCTGGCGGCGCTGTGCTGTGGTCAGGGGATCACCGGCTCCCTGCTCCTGGCCCCCGAGGGGATCAACGGCACCGTCGCGGGCAGTGCCGAGGCCATCGACAGGCTGATTGCCTATATTCGCGCCCTGCCGGGTTGTGCGGATCTCGATTACAAGCTCTCGACGGCGCAGGAGCAGCCTTTCGGCCGCATGAAGGTGCGGCTCAAGCGCGAGATCGTGACCATGGGCCAGCCCGACGTCGATCCCCGCGCGGGCACCGGGCACTACTGCACGCCCGAGGAGTGGAACGACCTCATCCGGCAGGACGACGTCGTGGTGATCGACACGCGCAACGACTATGAGGTCGCCATCGGCACTTTCGAGGGTGCCGTCGATCCGCATACGACGAGCTTTCGCGAGTTTCCCGCGTGGTGGGAGGAAAACCGCGAGCGGTTCCACAACAAGCGCGTCGCGATGTTCTGCACCGGCGGCATCCGCTGCGAGAAATCGACGAATTATCTGCTCGGGCAAGGGGTCGAGGATGTGTTCCACCTAAAGGGCGGCATCCTCAAGTATCTGGAAGAAATACCCGCCGAGGAAAGCCTCTGGCAGGGCGAGTGCTTTGTCTTCGACGGACGGGTGAGCGTGGGCCACGGCCTTGTCGAAGGGCCGCACGAGATGTGCCATGCGTGTCGCCGCCCGATCCTGCCCGAGGACAAGGCGGGGCCGGAGTATGAGGAAGGAGTGTCCTGTCACCTTTGCGCGGGCGACTACGACGCGGATCGGCGCGAGCGATTTCGGGAACGCCAGCGCCAGATCGCGCTCGCCAGGTCGCGCGGCGACAGGCATCTGGGTCCGCGTGATCCGGACTGATCTCACGTCACGCGTGACCTGAGCGCCCCGCGCGTTATCCTTCCGACAAACCACGGGAGGACCGAACATGAGCCTTTTCACACCGACCGCCACCTGGGCCACGGACGAACACCGCATGTTCGCCGACATGGCAGGCAAATTTCTTGACGACGCGATGGTGCCCAACATCGAGAAATGGGTGAAGGCCGGCGTCGTCGACCGCGACTTCTGGCGCGCGGCGGGCGAGGCGGGCCTCATGGGCGGGTCGATCCCCGAAGAACATGGCGGCGTTGGGGGTGACTACGGCTTCGACGCAGTGCTCCTTTACGAACAGACCCGGCGCGGCGACATGGGCTGGGGCTACGGCATCCAGTCGATCGTGGCGCATTACATCACCGCCTATGGATCGCAGGAACAGAAGGCCCGCTGGTTGCCGGGGCTCGTCTCTGGCGACATCGTCGGCGCCATCGCGATGACCGAACCGGGCACCGGGTCCGACCTGCAAAGCGTGCGCACCTTCGCCGAGAAGGATGGCAACCACTACAAGATCAACGGGTCGAAGATATTCATCACCAACGGGCAGACGGCCGATCTGGTGATCACGGTGGCGAAGACGTCGAAGGAAAAAGGCGCGAAGTCCATCTCGCTGATCGCGGTCGAGCCGAAGGAAGCCGAGGGTTTCCGGCGCGGGCGCAACCTCGAAAAACTGGGCATGAAGGCCAATGACACGGCGGAGCTTTTCTACGAGGACGTGCGCGTGCCGACCTCGAACCTCATCGGGACGGAAGAGGGGCAGGGGTTCTACCAACTGATGAAGCAACTCCCGTGGGAACGGCTGCTGATCGCCATTCAGGCGCTGGGCGCGGTCGACTTCGCCATCGAAGAGACGGTGAAATACGTGCAGGAGCGCAAAGCCTTCGGCCAGCGCGTCATGGATTTCCAGAACACGCGCTTCAAGCTCGCGGAATGCAAGACAAAGGCCGAAGTGCTGCGATCCTTCGTCAACGACTGCACCGCGCGGCTGGTCAAGGGCGAGCTCGACGCGGCCACGGCAAGCATGGCGAAATATTATGGGTCCGAGGTGCAGGGGCAGGTCATGGACGACTGCCTGCAACTCTTCGGCGGTTACGGCTTCATGATGGAATACCCCATCGCGCGCGCCTATGCCGATGCGCGGGTGCAGCGGATTTATGGCGGCACCAATGAGATCATGAAGGAACTGATCGCGCGGTCGATAGACGTCTAGGGGCGGCGATGAACGTCCGCTTTGCCCTTCACTTCCCGGCGGCAGTGCATAGGTTCCTAGCCAGCCAACCATAAACAGCAGGAGCCCCCATGCGCTACCTCCACACCATGATCCGCGTCACCGACATCGACGAAAGTCTCGACTTCTGGGTGGGCAAGATGGGACTTGTCGAAACCCGGCGCAAAGAAGTGCCGGAAGGCAAGTTCACCCTGATCTTCCTTGCCGCCCCGAAGGACGAAGCGGATGCAAAGGCGCACAACGCGCCGGAGCTCGAGCTTACCTATAACTGGGACTCGGACGAAAAGCTCGACACGGCCCGTGCCTGGGGTCATCTCGCCTACAAGGTCGACAACATCTATGACACCTGCCAGCGGCTGATGGATGCCGGGGTCACGATCAACCGGCCGCCGCGCGACGGGAACATGGCCTTCGTCAAGTCGCCGGACAACATCTCGATCGAGCTTCTGCAAGAGGGCGATCCGCTTCCGAAACAGGAGCCTTGGGCCAGCATGGAGAACACCGGGAGCTGGTAAGTCCCGGGGCCCGGCCTACACCGGGTCCTCGTCCTTGGACCAGCGGCGTTCGACTGCGCCCAGAAACCGGATGACGATCAGCGCCGGCACGGCGGTCAGGATCGCTACATCCCATAGCCCGAGGCCGCAGGCCACGCCTACCGCCGCGACG
The Maritimibacter sp. DP1N21-5 DNA segment above includes these coding regions:
- the pncA gene encoding bifunctional nicotinamidase/pyrazinamidase, with the protein product MDALIVIDVQNDFCPGGALAVAGGDEVVPYINRMLPQFPIRVFTQDWHPAGHSSFASSHPGRAPFSVLEMSYGPQVLWPDHCLQGSTGAEFHAALDRDPADLILRKGFRREIDSYSAFSENDHQTPTGLEGYLRTRGATRLTLVGLATDYCVAWSALDAVRLGFEVEVKLSACRAIDLDGSLDGALEDMRAAGVTLS
- a CDS encoding trypsin-like peptidase domain-containing protein; translation: MFRILILIVAGLATPLAAQTATDTRVPESRMDMQMSFAPVVEATASAVVNIYASRTLEQRSPFQDDPFFSQFFKDFVLGPREQNSLGSGVILGEGLVVTNFHVVGNADDIRVVLADRREYAGTMVLADEFADLAVIRLENAPDLPALEFADSDGLRVGDLVLAIGNPFGVGQTVSSGIVSGLARSGQGGGAMMQGGRYFIQTDAPINPGNSGGALVDMEGRLVGINTQIVTRSGGSNGIGFAIPAALVKQVVDQAAAGNDRFTRPYSGVEVQVVDAAMAEALGLDRPMGVILRRLADDSPFAEAGLVPGDVIVAIEDQPVNAAAELDFRLATHPLGESVAVRYVSGGSWQGTEVALVPAPEGPELDLVTIAAPGPFQGLTVAPMSPEIGAATRNPYVTEGLFVVEVEGRAARTGFQRGDVILTVNRIGVRTAADLEAVVTGQSGWWRVDYLRGNRQVTARFNG
- a CDS encoding rhodanese-related sulfurtransferase, with the translated sequence MFTVCALYHFTPFDDLPAIQKPLAALCCGQGITGSLLLAPEGINGTVAGSAEAIDRLIAYIRALPGCADLDYKLSTAQEQPFGRMKVRLKREIVTMGQPDVDPRAGTGHYCTPEEWNDLIRQDDVVVIDTRNDYEVAIGTFEGAVDPHTTSFREFPAWWEENRERFHNKRVAMFCTGGIRCEKSTNYLLGQGVEDVFHLKGGILKYLEEIPAEESLWQGECFVFDGRVSVGHGLVEGPHEMCHACRRPILPEDKAGPEYEEGVSCHLCAGDYDADRRERFRERQRQIALARSRGDRHLGPRDPD
- a CDS encoding acyl-CoA dehydrogenase family protein; translation: MSLFTPTATWATDEHRMFADMAGKFLDDAMVPNIEKWVKAGVVDRDFWRAAGEAGLMGGSIPEEHGGVGGDYGFDAVLLYEQTRRGDMGWGYGIQSIVAHYITAYGSQEQKARWLPGLVSGDIVGAIAMTEPGTGSDLQSVRTFAEKDGNHYKINGSKIFITNGQTADLVITVAKTSKEKGAKSISLIAVEPKEAEGFRRGRNLEKLGMKANDTAELFYEDVRVPTSNLIGTEEGQGFYQLMKQLPWERLLIAIQALGAVDFAIEETVKYVQERKAFGQRVMDFQNTRFKLAECKTKAEVLRSFVNDCTARLVKGELDAATASMAKYYGSEVQGQVMDDCLQLFGGYGFMMEYPIARAYADARVQRIYGGTNEIMKELIARSIDV
- a CDS encoding VOC family protein, encoding MRYLHTMIRVTDIDESLDFWVGKMGLVETRRKEVPEGKFTLIFLAAPKDEADAKAHNAPELELTYNWDSDEKLDTARAWGHLAYKVDNIYDTCQRLMDAGVTINRPPRDGNMAFVKSPDNISIELLQEGDPLPKQEPWASMENTGSW